A window from Hoeflea sp. IMCC20628 encodes these proteins:
- a CDS encoding branched-chain amino acid ABC transporter permease (LivHMGF is the membrane component of the LIV-I/LS branched-chain amino acid transporter), whose protein sequence is MEYFLQQLINGLTLGSIYGLIAIGYTMVYGIIGMINFAHGDIFMVGSFIALATFLALVALGITALPLILFLTLLVAMLFTSAWGWTVERLAYRPLRGSFRLAPLITAIGMSIVLQNFVQITQGARVKPLPPQIQGGVTLIEGVTENGTIAVQLSYMQMIIIFTTLALMIGFSLLISKTSLGRSQRACEQDQKMAALLGVNVDRTISLTFVMGAALAAVAGFMFLLLYGVIDFYIGFLAGVKAFTAAVLGGIGSLPGAMLGGLLIGLIEVFWSGYFSVEYKDVAAFSILVIVLIFMPSGLLGKPEVEKV, encoded by the coding sequence ATGGAATATTTTCTGCAGCAGCTTATCAATGGGCTCACATTGGGTTCCATTTATGGGCTTATCGCCATTGGCTACACGATGGTCTATGGCATCATCGGCATGATCAACTTTGCCCATGGTGACATTTTCATGGTGGGCTCGTTCATCGCGCTGGCGACCTTCCTGGCGCTTGTCGCCCTGGGCATCACCGCATTGCCGCTGATTCTGTTTCTGACACTGCTTGTGGCCATGCTTTTCACCTCAGCCTGGGGCTGGACAGTGGAGCGGCTGGCCTACAGGCCATTACGCGGATCGTTCCGGCTGGCGCCGTTGATCACCGCCATCGGCATGTCGATCGTGCTGCAGAACTTCGTTCAGATCACGCAAGGCGCACGGGTCAAGCCGCTGCCGCCACAGATCCAGGGCGGTGTCACGCTGATTGAAGGCGTCACCGAAAACGGCACCATCGCGGTTCAGCTTTCTTACATGCAAATGATCATCATCTTCACCACGCTGGCGCTGATGATCGGCTTTTCGCTGCTGATTTCCAAAACCTCGCTTGGCCGCTCGCAGCGCGCCTGCGAACAGGATCAGAAGATGGCAGCATTGCTCGGCGTCAATGTCGATCGCACCATCTCACTGACCTTCGTCATGGGTGCTGCTCTGGCTGCCGTGGCGGGCTTCATGTTCCTGCTGCTCTACGGCGTGATCGATTTCTACATCGGCTTCCTGGCTGGTGTGAAGGCCTTCACCGCAGCCGTGCTTGGCGGTATCGGCTCGCTGCCGGGCGCGATGCTCGGGGGCCTGTTGATCGGCCTCATCGAAGTGTTCTGGTCAGGTTACTTCTCGGTTGAATACAAGGACGTTGCCGCATTCTCCATTCTGGTCATCGTGCTGATCTTCATGCCATCCGGATTGCTCGGTAAACCTGAAGTCGAGAAAGTCTAA
- the livM gene encoding high-affinity branched-chain amino acid ABC transporter permease LivM has product MSTAPKPGLMAESVKDAAIAAVLVAVLGFFFLALRTDIVTGGLDLTYRWGLWFTAIAIVFAGRLLLNVFVFKAKKPVTSELNITVPAGLTTAIGKVLGPVLLLIALTLPFIVMAIYPDRDRQFIDLAILIMTYVMLGWGLNIVVGLAGLLDLGYVAFYAVGAYSFALLAQYFDIGFWTALPLAGLLAATWGIILGFPVLRLRGDYLAIVTLAFGEIIRIVLLNWYEFTGGPDGISGIPKPSFFGLEFSRTGGFAEFFNLDYDSIHRFIYLYYIILVLALITNFVTLRLRKLPIGRAWEALREDEIACRSLGINTTNTKLTAFSIGAMFAGFAGSFFATRQGFISPESFTFLESAIILAIVVLGGLGSQVGVVIASVVMIGGIELLRNLGFLKEIFGPDFEPTQYRMLIFGLAMVLIMVWKPRGIISSRNPSAFFKERKKIGSDMVAQGEGH; this is encoded by the coding sequence ATGAGTACCGCTCCGAAACCCGGCCTGATGGCCGAATCCGTCAAGGACGCGGCGATTGCGGCGGTTCTTGTTGCCGTGCTGGGCTTTTTCTTCCTTGCACTCAGAACAGACATCGTGACCGGTGGCCTCGACCTGACTTACCGGTGGGGCCTGTGGTTCACTGCAATTGCGATCGTGTTTGCCGGCCGGTTGCTTCTCAACGTGTTTGTGTTCAAGGCAAAAAAGCCGGTCACCAGCGAACTGAATATTACGGTTCCCGCGGGACTGACCACGGCAATTGGCAAAGTGCTCGGGCCGGTCCTGCTGCTGATCGCGCTGACCCTGCCATTCATCGTGATGGCAATTTACCCGGATCGTGACCGTCAGTTCATCGACCTGGCGATCCTGATCATGACCTATGTCATGCTCGGCTGGGGCTTGAACATCGTCGTCGGCCTCGCAGGTCTGCTGGACCTTGGCTACGTGGCGTTTTACGCGGTCGGTGCCTATTCCTTCGCGTTGCTGGCGCAGTATTTTGACATCGGCTTCTGGACAGCGCTGCCGCTGGCCGGACTGCTGGCGGCAACATGGGGGATCATTCTCGGCTTCCCGGTGCTGCGGTTGCGTGGCGATTACCTGGCCATCGTGACGCTGGCCTTCGGAGAAATCATCCGCATCGTGCTGCTCAACTGGTATGAATTCACTGGTGGCCCTGATGGAATTTCGGGCATTCCGAAGCCCAGCTTTTTTGGTCTGGAGTTCTCCAGAACCGGCGGCTTCGCGGAATTCTTCAATCTTGACTACGATTCAATCCATCGCTTCATCTATCTTTATTACATCATCCTGGTGCTGGCACTGATCACCAACTTCGTCACGTTGCGGCTTCGCAAGCTGCCGATCGGTCGCGCATGGGAAGCCTTGCGCGAAGATGAAATCGCCTGCCGGTCGCTTGGCATCAACACCACCAACACCAAGCTGACCGCCTTCTCGATCGGTGCAATGTTTGCCGGGTTTGCCGGATCTTTCTTCGCAACCCGGCAGGGTTTCATCTCGCCGGAAAGCTTCACCTTCCTTGAATCAGCGATCATTCTGGCGATCGTGGTTCTGGGCGGGCTTGGCTCGCAAGTCGGTGTCGTCATCGCCTCGGTGGTGATGATTGGCGGGATCGAACTTTTGAGAAACCTTGGGTTCCTCAAGGAAATCTTCGGGCCCGACTTTGAACCCACCCAGTATCGCATGCTGATTTTCGGCCTGGCCATGGTGCTGATCATGGTGTGGAAACCACGCGGTATCATTTCGAGCCGAAACCCTTCGGCGTTTTTCAAGGAACGCAAGAAGATCGGCTCTGACATGGTCGCTCAAGGTGAGGGCCACTGA
- a CDS encoding ABC transporter ATP-binding protein translates to MKTTSAHSRDDNVVLSVEHLTMRFGGLVAVNDLSFNVGRGDITALIGPNGAGKTTVFNCATGFYKPTEGRIVMRHGKSMQSEKIEALTRTGRQFNDDGDDRVFLLERMPDFEISKRAKVARTFQNIRLFGGMTALENLLVAQHNPLMIASMMTIGGIFNLPGYKKARAEAIDFAAYWLEKTGLIERADDPAADLPYGDQRRLEIARAMCTRPHLLCLDEPAAGLNPRESTELNDLLQYIRKEHGTSILLIEHDMGVVMEISDHVVVLDYGQKISDGSADHVKNDPKVISAYLGVDEDEVAAVEEEIDMPIRHAVKGPTETDKEGKS, encoded by the coding sequence ATGAAAACAACTTCCGCGCACAGCCGGGATGACAATGTGGTTCTCTCGGTCGAGCATCTGACCATGCGCTTCGGCGGCCTGGTTGCCGTCAACGACCTGAGCTTCAATGTCGGTCGCGGCGATATTACGGCTCTGATCGGACCTAACGGCGCAGGCAAGACCACCGTGTTCAACTGCGCGACCGGGTTTTACAAACCCACCGAGGGCCGCATTGTCATGCGCCACGGCAAGAGCATGCAGAGCGAAAAGATTGAAGCGCTGACGCGCACCGGTCGACAGTTCAACGATGACGGCGACGACCGTGTCTTCCTGCTCGAGCGGATGCCGGATTTCGAGATCTCCAAGCGCGCCAAGGTCGCCCGTACCTTCCAGAACATTCGTCTGTTTGGCGGGATGACCGCGCTGGAAAACCTTCTTGTGGCGCAGCATAACCCCTTGATGATCGCCTCGATGATGACAATTGGCGGCATCTTCAATCTGCCGGGATACAAAAAGGCCAGAGCTGAGGCGATCGACTTCGCCGCCTACTGGCTTGAGAAAACCGGCCTGATCGAGCGCGCTGACGATCCTGCGGCGGATCTGCCCTATGGTGACCAGCGGCGGCTCGAGATCGCGCGGGCCATGTGCACCCGCCCGCACCTGCTTTGTCTCGATGAGCCTGCGGCTGGTCTCAACCCGCGCGAATCCACCGAACTCAACGATCTGCTGCAATACATCCGCAAAGAACACGGAACCTCCATCCTGCTGATCGAACACGACATGGGCGTGGTCATGGAGATCTCTGACCATGTGGTGGTGCTGGACTACGGCCAGAAGATCTCTGATGGCAGCGCCGATCATGTGAAAAACGATCCGAAGGTGATCTCGGCCTATCTCGGCGTCGATGAAGATGAAGTGGCAGCTGTTGAGGAAGAAATCGACATGCCCATCCGCCATGCCGTGAAAGGCCCGACAGAGACCGACAAGGAGGGCAAGTCATGA